From Mycobacterium colombiense CECT 3035:
ACGATCTCGGTGGAGCCGCCACCCAGGTCGACGACGACGAAAGGGCCTGTCGCACTGTCCAGCTCGCCCACCGCGCCGCGGAACGAGAGCTCGGCCTCCTCGGCGCCGGTGATCACCTCCGCCACGGCCCCGGGCAGCACCGCACCCAACACCTCGGCCGTCATCGCAAAGAACGCGTCGCGGTTGGCGACATCGCGGGCGGCCGACGTGGCCACCATCCGCACCCGTTGCGCGCCATGCTCTTTGACCAAGGCCGCGTAATCGGTGAGCGCCGCGCGGGTGCGGGCGATCGCGTCCGCCGCGAACTCACCGGTGGCGTCAACACCCTGACCCAGCCGCACGATTCGCGTCTCCCGGTGCACGTCGCGCAGCCGGCCGCCGTCGAGGTCGGCGATCAACAACCGGATTGAGTTGGTACCGCAGTCAATCCCCGCGAGCCTGCCGTTCACCATTGGCCGGCCACCAGGATGCCGGCCATCGCGGGCTCGCCGGCCAAAATCGCCAGCGCCTCGTCGCCGAACGGATTCACGCCCGGCCCCTTGGCCAGCGAATGCGCGATCAGCACATGCAGACACTTGACCCGGTCGGGCATTCCGCCACCGGAGAACGTGGTTCCCAGCGGCTCGATCGCGTCCCGTTCGGCCAGATATGACTCGTGGGCGCGCCGGTAGGCGGTCGCCAATTCCGGGTCCCGGCCCAGCCTTTCGGTCATCTCGCGCATCAACCCGGTGGTCTCCAGTCTGCTGGCGGCGGCCGTCAGGGCCGGATGGGTCAGGTAGTACAACGTCGGAAACGGCGTGCCGTCGGGCAGTTTCGGCGCCGTCTTCACCACGCCGGGTTCACCGTTGGGGCACCGGTAGGCGATGTCGAGTACCCCGCGCGGCTCGCGCCCCAGCTGGCGCGCTACCGCTTCCAGGTCGGCATGATCAACCACCGGGACCCGTGGGATTCGGTGCGGGCAACGGGCCGGGTGCGCCCGGTTCGGCCGGCGGGGCTTCGGGCGCAGGCGCTTTGGCCGGCGGCAGGTGCGGGGCGTCGGCGATGGTGTGCCACAGCGACGTGTACCACGGGTCATTGTTGGCCGGTTTCGCCGACGGCGATCCCGGCTGCGTGGGCTCGGCCGCCGACGGCGGAAGCTGGACCTGGAACGGGATGTCCCCGGGCTTGACGAAGCCGAGGCGCTCGCGGGCCTGCGCCGCGATGTAGGCCGGGTCACCGAGTTTGGCCTTGCGCTGTTCTAGGTCCGCGACCTGACGGCGCAGCGCCGCTTCGGTGGCGGCCAGCTGATTCATCTCGGTGCGCTGGGCGAAGTAGGTGCGCACCGGCCCGGCGATGGTCAACGTCAGCACGCAGATCACCGCGGCCAGCACCGCCGCGCGGCGCGCGGTGAAACCCAGCCGTTGCTCGGAGCGCTGCTCCACCGATTCGGCGGCCTGGCGGGTGATGGGCTCGACGACATGCTCTTGCTGCGTTCGCGGGGCGGCCCGGCCGGCCTGGTTCGCCGTGGGCGACGTCCGCGAAGACGGCTTGGAGGACGGCTTGGCCGTGCGGCGGCCCCGACCCGCATCGCCGGCCTTCCCCGGGCGTGAGGCCGGGGAGCGCCGTTTCGAGTCGGGCCGTTTCGCGTCAGCCATGTCAGCCGTTGAACGTCAAGCTATTTCGCCTCCACGGCGTAGCGCGGGAAGGCCAGGTCGCCGGCGTAGCGCGCGGCGTCGCCGAGCGCCTCCTCGATCCGCAGCAGCTGGTTGTACTTGGCGACGCGCTCGCTGCGGGCCGGCGCGCCGGTCTTGATCTGCCCGCTGCCGACGGCCACCGCCAGGTCGGCGATCGTGGTGTCCTCGGTCTCGCCGCTGCGGTGGCTCATCATCGTGCGATAGCCGCTGTGGTGGGCGAGCGCGACGGCGTCCAGGGTCTCGGTCAGCGTGCCGATCTGATTCACCTTGACCAGCAACGCATTTGCCACTCCCTTGTCGATGCCCTCTTCCAGGCGCTCGGGATTGGTGACGAAGATGTCGTCGCCGACCAGCTGGACCCGGTCACCGATCGACGCGGTCAGGGTCACCCAGCCGTCCCAATCGTCTTCCGACAGCGGGTCTTCGATGGACACCAGCGGGTAGGAGCCGAGCAGCCCGGCGTAGAACTCCGCCATCTGCTCGGCGGTGCGGGTGGAACCCTCGAACTTGTAGCCCGTCCCGTCGGTGAAGAATTCGGTGGCCGCCGCGTCGAGCGCCAGCGCCACGTCGGAACCGAGTTTGAAACCGACCGACTCGATGGCCCGGCTGATCAGATCCAGGGCCGCGGTGGTGCCCGCCACGTCCGGGGCGAAGCCGCCCTCGTCGCCCAGGCCGGTGCTCAGGCCCTCCTTCTTCAGCACCGACTTCAGCGCGTGGTACACCTCGGCGCCCCAGCGCAACGCCTCGGCGAAGCTGGGCGCGCCGATCGGCGCCACCATGAACTCCTGGATGTCGACGGCGGTGTCGGCGTGCGCGCCGCCGTTGAGGATGTTCATCATCGGCACCGGCAGGATGTGCGCGTTCGGCCCACCGAGGTAGCGGAACAGCGGCAGCTCGGCGGAATCGGCGGCCGCCTTGGCGACCGCCAGGGAGACGCCGAGGATCGCGTTGCCGCCCAGCCTCGACTTGTCGGGCGTGCCGTCCAGATCCAGCAGCGCCTGATCCACCAGCCGCTGATCGTCGGCGTTCAGGCCGATCACCGCCGGGCCGATCTCGTCCAGCACGGCCTGCACCGCCTTCTGCACGCCCTTGCCGCCGTAACGCTCGCCGCCGTCGCGCAGCTCGACGGCCTCGTGCTCTCCCGTCGACGCGCCGGACGGCACCGCCGCGCGGGCAAACGTCCCGTCGATCAGGGCTATCTCGACCTCGACTGTCGGGTTACCGCGGGAATCGAGGATCTCGCGGGCCCCGACCTGCTCGATAATCGGCACTGAGTTCTCCTTGCCTAAACTTGCCGGGTCGCCGGTGCGTGCTTTTTCCGTCAGCGATACATCCTGCTACAGCGGGTGGCCCTTCGCGTAAGCGGTCGCCCAATCGCGGACCGCCCGGGCGTAGACACCGGAGTTGTTGTAGGCGCGCAGCGCGGTGATCCAGCCGCGCGGCGTCGCGAGATCCTTTCCGCGCCAACACAGATACCCGGCCGCGGCGAGCGCCGCGTCGTCGATGTTGTCCGGGCTGACGCGGCCGTCGTTGTGAGCGTCGACACCATAGAGCCGCCACGTCTCCGGGATGAACTGCATCGGCCCCATGGCGCGCGTCACACCGTCGTCGTCGGTGACGTCTTCCTCCGTGTCGACGATGCGCAGCGTGCCGCCGCTGCCGTCGAGGCGGACGCCCCGAATCGGGGGGCTCACATCGCCGTTGGGGGCCAGCCGCGCTCCGCGGTAGGTGCCATGGTGGCTCTCGACCTGGCCGATGCCGGCCAGGGTGGTCCACGCGATGTGGCATTTCGGGTTCTCGACTTCGGCGACCCGGGCCGCGTAGGCGTAGGCCTCGAGCGCGATCACCGGGATCTCCAGCCCTGCCGACCGCTGCACCGCCCAGTCCCGCAACTGATCCGCGGGCCGGCCGCTGGCGTGGGTGTCCACCGCCGGCACCGGATCCCCGGCCGGCGGCGGGACCCCGTCGGGGATGAACAGGCTGAGCTGCCAGGTGCAACTGGATGCCAGAACGATCGCGGTCGCGCCGATCACGGCGGCCGCGCGCATCCAACGCCTCGGCGACACCATGCTTTTCTGAGCTCCCCTAAACTCGCCTGCACCAACTTCCGCCACACCATCGTCCCATGCGTTCGGCAACTGCCCGGCTGCCTCGGACCTCGGCGCACCGACCGCTCGTCGGTTTCAGCTAATGCTCGGTTAGCTGCTCGTCGCCTCGGCTAGCGCAGTCAGACCATCGCCGACCACGGGGATTCGCAACCTCATCCGCGATATTACCGAGCCGCCGACGACAAATCCGGCAAACATTCCGATGATCGCTCTGACTCACGGCCGAAAGTGCGAATTAGTGCGCCGCGGCGCACGCGGTACGGACGCCGGCCACCCGTCAGGCGTCGTCGGCGGTCGCTTCTTCCTCGACCACATCGACGGTCGCGTCGGCCTTGCCGTCGGTATCCGGCGCCGAGTCCTGCAGCCGATCCTCGACGGCCTTCGGTTCTTCGGCCGGCCAGTGCTCGCGCCAGTCGTCCTCGGAGATCTCGCCGAGCGGGGCCACGTCGAACTCCTCGGGCACCCCGCTGCCGCGGCGCGCGGCCGCGATCACCCGCTCGACACCGCGGACCGTCTCCACGAATTCCAGAACGGCGCTGCGCAGGGCACTTTCGGCGTCGACGTCGGCCGACACCGAGATCGACGTGACCGTCTCGGGGATCAGGTCCGCGGGCAGGCCCGCCTTGCCGGCACGCGCAATGACCTTCTGCGCCAGCGCCAATGCGGGCTGGCCGGTGTGCACCTCGTCCATCACCGACTTGCGCGGCTTCTCGGCGGCCTTGCGCTCTTCCCACTGGGCCAGCTGCTCTTCGAGCGAAATGGATTGCCCCGCAAGCACTCCCGGCACCCGATTGCCCAGCTTGCGCATCAGGGTGGTGGCGACGTCGTCGATGGTGAAGGGGAATTGCGACGCGTCCTCGGCGATGCGCGCGTGGAAAAGCACCTGCAGCAGCACGTCGCCGAGCTCTTCTCGCAGCGCCTCGGCATTGCCGCTGCCGACCGCGTCCAGCAGCTCGTAGGTCTCCTCCAGCAGAAACCTGCGCAGCGAGTCGTGGGTTTGTTCGCTCTCCCACGGCCCCGCGGTGCGCAGCTTGTCCATCATCGCCACGGCGTCGACCAGCCGTTCCCCGCGTGGCGTCTCGGGCGCCGAGATCAGCCGGGCCCCGGCCGCCAACCGGGCGACGACGGCGGGGTGGTCGGGGTCCGACGACAGCAGCACCGGGGCGTCTTCGCCGGAGTGCACCGGGCGCGCCGCGGACAGCGACCACGGCACCGCGACGGGCATCTCTTCGGTGTACTGCACCTCGCCGCCGAGGTGCTCGATGGCTTCGATGGGCACCAGCGAGGGGCGGCGGGGGTCGAACAAGACGACGATCATCGTGCTTGTCGCTCCTCCCTCGTCATCGCTGCAGGTGAACTCGTTATATCAATTTCTTGCTGCGGTTTGCCCTGCAGTGCCGTCACCAGGTTGGCCACCATCTGGACCAGCTCCACGTCGCGCAGCCGCGGCGCGCCCACCCCGCCGGCCCTCGGGATGGGAACCTGCACGGTGGACGTCGTGGCGCGGTAGCTGGCGGCCGGGTACATCCGCTTGAGCCGCACCTGAGCCGAATCCGGCAGCGTCATCGGCGAGAGCCGCACGGTCGACGCCGACGCCGCCGATACCTCGGTGATGCCGGCGGCGCGGCACAGCAATCGCAGCCGCGCCACCGCCACCAGCCGCAGGGCCGGTTCGGGCAGCGCCCCGTACCGGTCGATCAGTTCCTCCACCACCGCGTCGATCTCGCCGTCGGAGGCCGCGGCGGCCAGCCGCCGGTAGCCCTCCAGGCGCAGCCGGTCGCTGGCGATGTAGTCCGGCGGCAGGTGCGCGTCGACCGGCAGGTCGATCCGCACGTCCTTGGGCTCCTCGGCCGTGGTGACGGTCTGGCCGTCGGCGGCGGCCCGGTAGGCCTCCACCGCCTCGCCCACCAGCCGGACGTACAGGTCGAAGCCCACCCCGGCGACGTGTCCGGACTGCTCGACCCCCAACACGTTGCCCGCGCCGCGGATTTCGAGGTCCTTCATCGCGACGGCCATGCCCGCGCCCAGCTCGTTGTTCTGTGCGATGGTGGCCAGCCGGTCGTAGGCCGTCTCGGTCAGCG
This genomic window contains:
- a CDS encoding DUF501 domain-containing protein, with translation MVDHADLEAVARQLGREPRGVLDIAYRCPNGEPGVVKTAPKLPDGTPFPTLYYLTHPALTAAASRLETTGLMREMTERLGRDPELATAYRRAHESYLAERDAIEPLGTTFSGGGMPDRVKCLHVLIAHSLAKGPGVNPFGDEALAILAGEPAMAGILVAGQW
- a CDS encoding FtsB family cell division protein, which gives rise to MADAKRPDSKRRSPASRPGKAGDAGRGRRTAKPSSKPSSRTSPTANQAGRAAPRTQQEHVVEPITRQAAESVEQRSEQRLGFTARRAAVLAAVICVLTLTIAGPVRTYFAQRTEMNQLAATEAALRRQVADLEQRKAKLGDPAYIAAQARERLGFVKPGDIPFQVQLPPSAAEPTQPGSPSAKPANNDPWYTSLWHTIADAPHLPPAKAPAPEAPPAEPGAPGPLPAPNPTGPGG
- the eno gene encoding phosphopyruvate hydratase; protein product: MPIIEQVGAREILDSRGNPTVEVEIALIDGTFARAAVPSGASTGEHEAVELRDGGERYGGKGVQKAVQAVLDEIGPAVIGLNADDQRLVDQALLDLDGTPDKSRLGGNAILGVSLAVAKAAADSAELPLFRYLGGPNAHILPVPMMNILNGGAHADTAVDIQEFMVAPIGAPSFAEALRWGAEVYHALKSVLKKEGLSTGLGDEGGFAPDVAGTTAALDLISRAIESVGFKLGSDVALALDAAATEFFTDGTGYKFEGSTRTAEQMAEFYAGLLGSYPLVSIEDPLSEDDWDGWVTLTASIGDRVQLVGDDIFVTNPERLEEGIDKGVANALLVKVNQIGTLTETLDAVALAHHSGYRTMMSHRSGETEDTTIADLAVAVGSGQIKTGAPARSERVAKYNQLLRIEEALGDAARYAGDLAFPRYAVEAK
- a CDS encoding lytic transglycosylase domain-containing protein, translating into MSPRRWMRAAAVIGATAIVLASSCTWQLSLFIPDGVPPPAGDPVPAVDTHASGRPADQLRDWAVQRSAGLEIPVIALEAYAYAARVAEVENPKCHIAWTTLAGIGQVESHHGTYRGARLAPNGDVSPPIRGVRLDGSGGTLRIVDTEEDVTDDDGVTRAMGPMQFIPETWRLYGVDAHNDGRVSPDNIDDAALAAAGYLCWRGKDLATPRGWITALRAYNNSGVYARAVRDWATAYAKGHPL
- a CDS encoding nucleoside triphosphate pyrophosphohydrolase, with translation MIVVLFDPRRPSLVPIEAIEHLGGEVQYTEEMPVAVPWSLSAARPVHSGEDAPVLLSSDPDHPAVVARLAAGARLISAPETPRGERLVDAVAMMDKLRTAGPWESEQTHDSLRRFLLEETYELLDAVGSGNAEALREELGDVLLQVLFHARIAEDASQFPFTIDDVATTLMRKLGNRVPGVLAGQSISLEEQLAQWEERKAAEKPRKSVMDEVHTGQPALALAQKVIARAGKAGLPADLIPETVTSISVSADVDAESALRSAVLEFVETVRGVERVIAAARRGSGVPEEFDVAPLGEISEDDWREHWPAEEPKAVEDRLQDSAPDTDGKADATVDVVEEEATADDA